In the Sandaracinus amylolyticus genome, GTGGACCGCCGCGAACAGCCCCTACGAGAGGTGCGCGGCGACGTGACCGTGCCCGCGGGGGCGTTCCTCGTGATCCAGAGCGGCGTGACCGTGCGGTTCGCGACCAGCGATCTGACCGGCTCGGGCAGCGCTCGCCGGTGACGCTCGAGTGCGCGGGGAGCTCGGGGCAGTGGGAAGGCGTGGCGCTGCTGCCGGGCTCGAGCGCGTCGAGCCTGCGCGGCATGGTGATCACCGAGGCCGAGGTCGCGCTGCGCGTGGAGCGCACGCCCGCGCTGCTCGACGCGCTCACGCTGACGGGCAACGCGATCGACGGTCTCGCGGTGCGCGGTGACGCGAGCGCGACGAACCCGTTCTTCGTCGCGCCCGGCACCGACCTGCGGCTCACCAGCGGCAGCCAGTGCATCGACGCGGGCACGTCGACCGGCGCGCCGACGAGCGATCGCGACGGCACCGTGCGCCCGCTCGACGGCGACGGGATCAACGGACCGGCGCACGACATGGGCGCGTACGAATACGCGGCGGTCACGGTGTGCGGCGACTCGGTCGTCGGCGCCGGCGAGTCGTGCGACGACGGCGCGCTCAACGGGATGTACGGGCGCTGCAACGCGTCGTGCACCGGGCCCGGACCGCGCTGCGGCGACGCGACGACGAACGGGCCCGAGCAGTGCGACGACGGCAATGCGAGCGACACCGACGCGTGCCTCGGCTCGTGCGTGTCGGCGCGCTGCGGCGACGGCGTGGTGCGTGCCGGCGTCGAGGACTGCGACGACGTGATCGGCGTCGCGCTCGCGGTGCGACGCCGTCGCCGAGCGTGATCGGTCGCAGGGGGAGGGTTGCTCGCAGGCAACCGTACTCTGGCGACGCATGCGCACATTCCACTGCTCGACGCGGGCGCTCGCGATCACGATCCTCGCCGTGCTCGCGGGCTGCGAGAACGAGCGCCCCGCGGACGAGACCGACGCGGGCGCTCGTCACGACGCCGGCGCGACGCAGGTGACTGCACGCGGTGAGTGCCGCCTCTTCCCGCTCGCGAACGGGCGACAGGTCTGCCTCCTCACCGAGCCGCAGGGCCCGGTGGTCGAGGCCGCGATGCGCGAGAGCACCGAGGGCGTGCGCGTCGAGCCGCTGCTCGATCCCGACTTCGTGGGCCCGCTTCCTCCGAGCCACGATCTGCGCGCCGAGTCGCTCGGCGGCTGCCTGCAGGTGCGCGATCAGCGCGAGT is a window encoding:
- a CDS encoding choice-of-anchor Q domain-containing protein, coding for MTLECAGSSGQWEGVALLPGSSASSLRGMVITEAEVALRVERTPALLDALTLTGNAIDGLAVRGDASATNPFFVAPGTDLRLTSGSQCIDAGTSTGAPTSDRDGTVRPLDGDGINGPAHDMGAYEYAAVTVCGDSVVGAGESCDDGALNGMYGRCNASCTGPGPRCGDATTNGPEQCDDGNASDTDACLGSCVSARCGDGVVRAGVEDCDDVIGVALAVRRRRRA